The following coding sequences lie in one Trichoderma breve strain T069 chromosome 1, whole genome shotgun sequence genomic window:
- a CDS encoding yip1 domain-containing protein produces MSGSGYDAVVDVDDEGDLGHTDLQEDLEFHSSNFNEPSSSSRGGRKAPAAGLPPPATSSSSSSKRYLWSMQFYAQFFDVDTSAVLSRCWAALFPRANFLDVLEGNPDLYGPFWIATTVVLILFLGGTISQYLSTTGKSQFAYDFRLLSGAAGLIYGYTLVIPVALFLALRYFGSESANLLECWALYGYSNLIWIPVALISWSPISILNWVFVGVGFGLSVVFLVRNLYPVLSATDRQVSKILLVIVILLHAGLSLTIKILFFAHGSPVARSPAGGDADKKPE; encoded by the exons ATGTCCGGCTCTGGATATGATGCGGTAGTGGATGTGGACGACGAG GGCGACCTCGGCCACACCGATCTCCAAGAGGATCTCGAATTCCACAGCTCCAACTTCAACGagccgtcatcgtcatcacgCGGCGGCCGCAAGGCGCCGGCAGCAGGTCTGCCCCCGCCAGCgacatcctcgtcgtcatcgtccaaGCGCTATCTCTGGAGCATGCAATTCTATGCGCAGTTCTTCGACGTCGATACTTCTGCCGTCCTCTCACGCTGCTGGGCCGCCTTGTTCCCGCGAGCAAACTTCCTCGATGTGCTCGAGGGCAATCCCGATTTGTACGGCCCATTTTGGATCGCTACGACGGTGGTCCTgattctcttccttggcggCACCATCAGCCAGTATCTCTCGACCACGGGCAAGTCCCAGTTTGCCTACGATTTTAGGCTACTAAGCG GCGCTGCCGGTTTAATCTACGGATATACTTTGGTCATCCCCGTGGCCCTGTTCCTCGCTCTTCGATACTTTGGAAGCGAATCGGCGAACCTCTTGGAGTGCTGGGCTCTGTACGGATACTCAAATCTGATATGGATCCCTGTTGCGCTGATTTCCTGGTCGCCAATCTCCATCCTTAACTGGGTctttgttggcgttggcttCGGCCTGTCTGTGGTCTTCCTAGTGCGAAACCTGTATCCAGTGCTGAGCGCAACGGATCGTCAGGTCAGCAAGATCCTGCTGGTTATTGTCATTTTACTACACGCCGGCCTTTCCTTGACGATCAAgatcctcttctttgctcATGGCAGCCCGGTTGCGCGATCCCCAGCAGGCGGGGATGCCGATAAGAAGCCAGAATAG
- a CDS encoding rhodanese-like domain-containing protein — translation MATRQACQRVLLRRISPRGIAAPASVSISACAARTCSGVAARPLARWTSPRSVGGVAGVRRWYSGPDNQVPNSRIWGFDEIKKLVEGKDPKEEVVIVDVREPHELLDTGKIPGAINIPITSAVQSFHISDEDFEDLYGYARPPKDASLLFYCKAGVRARAAAGLAQHAGWASVGEYPGSWLDWDLNKGPVEAVKPGGSKGDGK, via the exons ATGGCCACTCGACAAGCTTGCCAGCGGGTTCTCCTGCGGCGCATCTCGCCACGGGGCATCGCCGCTCCAGCTTCAGTCTCAATCTCGGCTTGCGCAGCCAGGACGTGCTCCGGCGTGGCAGCTCGGCCGCTGGCGAGGTGGACGAGTCCTAGATCTGTCGGTGGTGTAGCTGGTGTGCGAAGGTGGTACTCTGGTCCGGATAACCAGGTGCCGAATAGTCGGATCTGGGGCTTTGACGAGATCAAGAAACTGGTGGAGGGCAAGGATcccaaggaggaggttgTCATTGTTG ACGTCCGCGAACCCCACGAGCTCCTCGACACGGGCAAGATCCCCGGCGCAATCAACATCCCCATCACCTCCGCCGTCCAGAGCTTCCACATCTCCGACGAGGACTTCGAGGACCTGTACGGCTACGCGCGCCCGCCCAAGGACgcctccttgctcttctaCTGCAAGGCTGGCGTGCGCGCGAGGGCGGCCGCGGGGCTGGCGCAGCACGCCGGGTGGGCTAGTGTGGGCGAGTACCCGGGCAGCTGGCTCGACTGGGATCTGAACAAGGGTCCCGTGGAGGCTGTGAAGCCCGGGGGGAGCAAGGGCGATGGGAAATAA
- a CDS encoding cytochrome p450 domain-containing protein, with amino-acid sequence MDALNATRASSVLTSVLANSKYVSANIPPQVDYVIDTIAAAGPWTWFFTILAICVVYDQVSYLMNKGSIVGPAWKQPFIGPFLQSMDPKFEEYYAKWLSGPLSCVSVFHKFVVIASTRDMARKVLNSPAYVKPCVVDAAYKLLGEDNWVFLDGKPHVDFRKGLNGLFTRKALESYLPGQEEVYKVYFKRFLDITKENGGKPVPFMPEFRELMCAVSCRTFVGHYISDEAVKKIADDYYLITAALELVNFPIILPYTKTWYGKKAADMVLAEFAKCAAKSKVRMAAGGDVTCIMDAWILQMIQSERWREAEEKGLSTEGMTVFTFLFASQDATSSAATWLFQIAAQRPDVLDRVREENLKVRNGDAYAELNMDQLESLTYTRAVVRELLRYRPPVLMVPYKVKKPFPITDKYTVPKGAMLIPTTYMALHDPDVYENPDYFDPERYYSGDAEVKGAKNYLVFGTGAHYCLGQVYAQLNLALMLGKASVQMNWTHHATPLSEEIKVFATIFPKDDCPLTFEERK; translated from the exons ATGGACGCACTCAATGCCACCAGGGCGTCGTCCGTCTTGACGTCTGTCCTCGCCAACTCGAAATATGTCAGCGCCAACATCCCTCCTCAGGTCGACTATGTCATCGACACCATTGCTGCCGCGGGACCGTGGACTTggttcttcaccatcttggccatctgcGTCGTCTATGACCAAG TCAGCTACCTTATGAACAAGGGTTCTATTGTTGGCCCAGCATGGAAGCAGCCTTTCATTGGACCCTTTCTCCAGTCCATGGACCCCAAGTTTGAGGAGTACTATGCCAAGTGGTTGAGCGGCCCCTTGAGCTGCGTCTCCGTCTTCCATAA GTTTGTCGTTATCGCGTCCACTCGAGACATGGCTCGCAAGGTGCTCAACTCCCCGGCTTATGTCAAGCCCTGTGTCGTCGATGCCGCGTACAAGCTCCTCGGAGAGGACAACTGGGTTTTCCTCGACGGCAAGCCCCACGTGGATTTCCGCAAGGGCCTCAACGGCCTCTTCACCCGCAAGGCTCTCGAGTCCTACCTGCCCGGCCAGGAAGAGGTCTATAAGGTCTACTTCAAGCGATTCCtcgacatcaccaaggagAATGGCGGCAAGCCCGTCCCCTTCATGCCCGAATTCCGTGAGCTCATGTGCGCCGTCTCTTGCCGTACCTTTGTTGGACACTACATCTCCGACGAGGCCGTCAAGAAGATTGCCGATGACTATTATCTCATCACTGCGGCTCTTGAGCTCGTCAACTTCCCCATCATTCTTCCCTACACCAAGACGTGGTATGGAAAGAAGGCCGCCGACATGGTTCTCGCTGAGTTCGCAAAGTGTGCCGCCAAGAGCAAGGTCCGCATGGCTGCTGGTGGAGACGTCACCTGCATCATGGACGCCTGGATTCTGCAGATGATTCAATCCGAGCGCTGGcgtgaggctgaggagaagggcCTGTCCACCGAGGGCATG ACTGTCTTCACCTTCCTTTTCGCCTCTCAGGATGCCACCAGCAGTGCCGCGACATGGCTGTTCCAGATTGCTGCCCAGCGACCCGACGTTCTTGACCGCGTTCGAGAGGAAAACCTCAAGGTTCGAAACGGTGACGCCTATGCTGAGCTGAACATGGATCAGCTTGAGTCCCTGACCTACACCCGCGCCGTCGTCCGAGAGCTTCTGCGATACCGCCCTCCCGTCCTCATGGTTCCAtacaaggtcaagaagccGTTCCCCATCACCGACAAGTACACTGTTCCCAAGG GTGCCATGTTGATCCCCACGACATACATGGCTCTTCACGACCCCGATGTTTACGAGAACCCCGACTACTTTGATCCCGAGAGATACTATTCTGGTGACGCCGAGGTCAAGGGTGCCAAGAACTACTTGGTCTTTGGAACCGGCGCTCACTACTGCCTGGGCCAAGTTTATGCACAGCTTAACCTGGCCCTGATGCTCGGAAAGGCATCTGTGCAGATGAACTGGACTCATCACGCTACTCCTCTCTCAGAGGAGATTAAGGTGTTTGCAACCATCTTTCCCAAG GATGACTGCCCTCTTACTTTtgaggagagaaaataa
- a CDS encoding peptidase inhibitor i9 domain-containing protein, with amino-acid sequence MPSFIVTLKDDVSDDQLAAAKQKAKDAGGKITHEYTLIKAFTVEYPEGTVHSLAEDPSVQTVEEDKEMRTQ; translated from the exons ATGCCTTCTTTCATT GTCACCCTCAAGGACGATGTGTCAGATGACCAGCTTGCCGC AGCCAAGcagaaggccaaggatgccGGCGGCAAGATTACCCACGAGTACACCCTGATCAAGGCCTTTAC CGTTGAGTACCCTGAGGGCACAGTCCACTCGCTCGCCGAGGACCCCTCAGTGCAGACTGTCGAGGAGGATAAGGAAATGCGGACGCAGTAA
- a CDS encoding mitochondrial branched-chain alpha-ketoacid dehydrogenase kinase domain-containing protein, with translation MRAMFRHTRLLQPLGIRAPTPLRPQLRCFTSNIAHDVSGAEISALANLPQHPLSLADLVRQGRPPLSERSLLASANFTLSLIPIRLAHRLQALQNLPYIVVSNPNISQIYNNYLHSLSILLPYWQAASKGRAITTLDNEIKFTNALAELVATHTDTIPVLAKGFLECRKYISPEEVTRFLDEHLRARIGTRLISEQHIALHFSSQPHFDPGASPTPCPEHPTYIGVIDTALKPALIVESCAGFVADICELRYGIRPKLIINGEPETTFAFLPMHLEYIITELLKNAFRASIESKSNEPIEVTIAPEPPLKLQPGGAPEIKTPSEDLGVFKSDAIKPLDDNAPGVTIRIRDRGGGIPPDVLPNIWSYSFTTFSEDDDVPGSTGNDGLGAIATASTGGSSIAGLGYGLPLSRAYAEYFGGGIAVQSLYGWGTDVYLRLKGVGKVDKK, from the exons atgAGGGCCATGTTCAGACACACGAGGCTGCTCCAGCCACTCGGGATTCGAGCCCCGACGCCTCTGCGGCCCCAGTTGCGGTGCTTCACCTCCAACATCGCACATGATGTATCTGGTGCCGAGATCTCGGCTCTGGCCAACCTGCCCCAGCATCCTCTGAGCTTGGCCGATCTCGTAAG GCAAGGTAGACCGCCGTTATCCGAACGATCGCTTCTCGCGTCGGCCAACTTCACCCTCTCTCTTATTCCGATTCGCCTTGCACATCGCCTGCAGGCCCTCCAGAACCTCCCGTACATTGTTGTATCTAACCCCAACATTTCTCAAATCTACAACAACTACCTACACTCTCTatccatcctcctcccctaCTGGCAAGCTGCCTCCAAAGGCCGAGCCATCACAACACTCGACAACGAAATCAAATTCACAAATGCTCTCGCCGAGCTGGTCGCTACCCATACCGACACCATTCCGGTTCTTGCTAAAGGCTTCCTCGAGTGTCGCAAATACATCTCCCCAGAGGAGGTTACACGCTTCCTAGACGAGCACCTCCGCGCCCGCATTGGCACTCGCCTCATCTCGGAGCAGCACATTGCCTTGCACTtcagcagccagcctcaTTTCGACCCCGGCGCGAGTCCCACGCCATGCCCCGAGCACCCGACGTACATTGGCGTTATCGATACCGCCCTGAAGCCTGCCTTGATAGTTGAATCGTGTGCGGGCTTTGTGGCTGACATCTGCGAGCTCAGATACGGCATACGGCCAAAGCTAATTATCAATGGCGAGCCAGAAACgacctttgcttttttgccaATGCATCTAGAGTACATAATCACAGAGCTCCTCAAAAACGCCTTCCGAGCATCCATAGAAAGCAAATCGAACGAGCCCATTGAGGTCACCATCGCCCCCGAGCCACCGCTGAAGCTTCAACCTGGTGGTGCTCCCGAGATCAAGACTCCGTCTGAGGACTTGGGAGTCTTTAAGAGCGACGCAATCAAGCCCCTGGATGACAATGCCCCAGGTGTGACGATCCGCATCCGGGAccgaggcggcggcattcCTCCAGACGTCCTCCCCAACATCTGGTCCTACTCGTTCACCACCTTTtccgaggacgacgatgtcCCTGGTTCTACCGGGAACGACGGGCTCGGTGCGATTGCAACGGCTAGCACCGGGGGAAGCTCGATTGCCGGTCTGGGATATGGTCTGCCGCTGAGCAGGGCATATGCCGAGTACTTTGGTGGCGGCATCGCCGTCCAGAGTTTATACGGCTGGGGAACAGACGTCTACCTCCGCCTAAAGGGAGTTGGGAAAGTCGACAAGAAGTGA